The Thermodesulfobacteriota bacterium genome includes a region encoding these proteins:
- a CDS encoding ATP-binding protein, whose product REAAAEEGGEVRVATRMVTDFHLVEEGSRQAKLVAVRIKDNGCGIPPENIERIFTPFFTTKPGGSGLGMAISYRIIKEHGGFLKIRSAPGDGTEVEVYLPAAERSGG is encoded by the coding sequence GCGGGAGGCGGCGGCTGAAGAGGGCGGCGAGGTAAGGGTCGCGACCAGGATGGTCACCGACTTCCACCTGGTCGAGGAGGGCTCCAGGCAGGCTAAGCTCGTGGCGGTGCGCATAAAGGACAACGGGTGCGGCATACCTCCGGAGAACATCGAGAGGATATTCACCCCGTTCTTCACGACCAAGCCCGGAGGCAGCGGGCTCGGCATGGCGATATCATACAGGATAATAAAGGAGCACGGCGGGTTCTTGAAGATACGGTCCGCGCCGGGGGACGGGACCGAGGTAGAGGTCTACCTGCCGGCGGCTGAAAGGAGTGGAGGCTGA